From Rudanella lutea DSM 19387, a single genomic window includes:
- a CDS encoding type II toxin-antitoxin system HigB family toxin has protein sequence MVIISKTILNEFAQRHPDVANALNEWYDIVSRADWQSFADVRQTFNHADYVGDKRIVFNLKGNQYRLVALTFFSVRTVYIKFIGTHTEYDRVDVKTIDQKKQ, from the coding sequence ATGGTCATCATCAGCAAAACAATATTGAATGAGTTTGCCCAACGGCACCCCGATGTCGCCAATGCCCTCAATGAGTGGTATGATATAGTGAGCCGTGCCGATTGGCAATCGTTCGCTGATGTCAGGCAAACGTTTAATCATGCTGATTACGTAGGGGATAAGCGTATTGTTTTCAACCTGAAAGGGAATCAGTATCGTCTGGTAGCCTTGACGTTTTTTTCTGTAAGGACTGTCTATATCAAATTCATCGGTACTCACACAGAGTATGACAGAGTTGATGTTAAAACCATAGACCAAAAAAAGCAATGA
- a CDS encoding helix-turn-helix domain-containing protein, with protein MDKLIAEGFEGDKEREARFLVLAKAIEAYEDSIPIMPLPVPPPKNLVDILEHKMYEQRMKQRDLARILNVSEARLSDVLSGKRKPNLDLAKRIHLRLGVDAETVLRLA; from the coding sequence TTGGATAAGCTGATTGCCGAAGGCTTCGAGGGAGATAAAGAGCGGGAAGCCCGGTTCTTAGTCCTGGCAAAAGCTATTGAAGCCTACGAAGACAGCATCCCTATTATGCCATTGCCCGTGCCGCCCCCGAAAAATCTGGTGGATATTCTGGAGCACAAAATGTACGAGCAGCGGATGAAACAGCGCGACCTGGCGCGGATTCTTAACGTATCGGAAGCGCGCTTATCGGATGTGCTGTCGGGAAAGCGCAAGCCCAATCTGGATCTGGCAAAACGAATACACTTACGGCTCGGTGTCGACGCTGAGACTGTACTGAGGTTGGCCTAA
- a CDS encoding threonine aldolase family protein, with protein sequence MTIDLRSDTVTQPTPAMREAMFSAPLGDDVFGDDPTVNALETKAAELFGMEAALFCPSGTMTNQLAIRTHTRPGDEVICDQLSHIYLYEGGGTMANALVSVALLPGVRGKLTPELIRDAVNNPADPHRPLSRLVSLENTMNKGGGCYYTVPEIAAIQQVCKDHKLVLHLDGARLFNALIETGDSPEAYGQLFDSISICLSKGLGCPVGSLLLGKRDFIAQARRYRKLMGGGWRQAGFLAAAGIYALDHHVNRLKIDHSRARKIGAILEKRPEVEEIYPIDTNIVIFRLPESILAADYVDQLAEKGIRAVTFGKHLVRFVTHLDFTDEHLTELEKRLAV encoded by the coding sequence ATGACAATTGACCTTCGTAGCGATACCGTTACGCAACCGACGCCCGCCATGCGCGAGGCTATGTTTTCGGCCCCGCTGGGCGATGATGTTTTCGGCGACGACCCTACCGTAAATGCGCTGGAGACGAAAGCCGCTGAACTGTTTGGTATGGAGGCTGCCCTGTTCTGCCCCAGCGGAACCATGACCAATCAACTGGCTATTCGAACGCACACACGTCCCGGCGACGAGGTAATCTGCGATCAACTCTCGCACATCTACCTGTACGAGGGGGGCGGTACCATGGCAAATGCGCTGGTGTCGGTGGCCTTGCTGCCGGGTGTGCGCGGTAAACTAACCCCGGAGCTGATTCGCGATGCGGTGAACAACCCCGCCGATCCGCACCGGCCCCTGTCGCGGCTGGTGTCGCTCGAAAACACCATGAACAAAGGGGGCGGCTGTTATTATACCGTGCCCGAAATTGCCGCCATTCAGCAGGTGTGCAAAGACCATAAGCTGGTGCTGCACCTCGACGGGGCCCGGCTCTTTAACGCCCTGATCGAAACCGGCGATAGCCCCGAAGCCTACGGCCAACTGTTCGACTCAATCAGTATTTGCCTCTCGAAGGGGCTGGGGTGCCCGGTGGGCTCACTGCTGCTGGGTAAGCGTGATTTTATCGCGCAGGCGCGTCGGTACCGGAAACTGATGGGGGGCGGCTGGCGGCAGGCTGGTTTTCTGGCGGCCGCGGGCATCTACGCCCTCGATCACCACGTGAACCGGCTTAAAATTGACCACTCCCGCGCCCGCAAAATCGGGGCGATACTCGAAAAACGACCTGAGGTCGAAGAGATTTATCCGATTGACACAAACATCGTTATTTTCCGGTTGCCCGAGTCTATTCTGGCCGCTGACTATGTGGATCAGTTGGCCGAAAAGGGCATCCGGGCGGTTACGTTTGGCAAACACCTGGTTCGGTTTGTGACCCACCTCGACTTCACCGACGAGCACCTGACCGAGCTGGAAAAGCGGCTGGCCGTGTAG
- a CDS encoding LytR/AlgR family response regulator transcription factor: MNVLLIEDEDLAAERLAKLIREHDDSLTILGPLDSVDDAVDWFATHPQPDLLLLDIHLSDGLSFSIFNRTSVHCPVIFTTAYDQYALRAFSVNSVDYLLKPVDPTQLGRALNKWRSRLMPVPVLAPDLIRQLSRDIAHLSRAYKTRFLVKFGDHLQFRNTDDVAYFYADGKIVYLVSTDNRRYVIDYTLEELEMQLDPRQFFRVNRKVVARINTIRDIRTNVGGRLRLHFQPAPDDEVFVSRERVPEFKAWLEQ; this comes from the coding sequence ATGAATGTGTTGCTGATTGAAGATGAAGACCTGGCGGCCGAACGGCTGGCCAAGCTGATCCGGGAGCACGACGATAGCCTGACCATTCTGGGGCCGCTCGATTCGGTCGACGATGCCGTCGACTGGTTTGCGACTCACCCCCAACCCGACTTGTTGCTGCTGGATATTCACCTCTCCGACGGTCTTAGCTTCAGCATCTTCAACCGCACGTCGGTGCACTGTCCGGTTATTTTTACCACCGCCTACGATCAGTACGCCCTGCGCGCCTTCTCGGTCAACAGCGTCGACTACCTGCTCAAACCCGTTGACCCCACGCAATTGGGCCGGGCGCTGAATAAATGGCGCAGTCGGCTGATGCCGGTTCCGGTACTGGCTCCTGATCTGATCCGTCAGTTGAGCCGCGATATTGCGCACCTCTCACGGGCCTACAAAACCCGGTTTCTGGTCAAATTTGGTGACCACCTCCAGTTTCGGAATACCGACGACGTGGCCTACTTCTATGCCGACGGCAAGATTGTTTACCTCGTCTCGACCGACAACCGCCGGTATGTGATCGACTACACGCTCGAAGAACTCGAGATGCAGCTCGACCCCCGGCAGTTTTTCCGGGTAAACCGCAAGGTAGTGGCCCGTATCAACACTATTCGGGATATTCGGACCAACGTGGGTGGCCGCCTGCGCCTGCACTTTCAGCCCGCCCCCGACGACGAGGTGTTTGTGAGCCGCGAGCGGGTCCCCGAGTTTAAAGCGTGGCTGGAGCAATAG
- a CDS encoding sensor histidine kinase: MFAHRYRYLFVALLAGYSYLNLHFLDTLPRYQITAPNWVAAGVVLAIVWLIWEGNHLLSRGIPAAQRRWPWPWHPLLIHFVLSLLLVLVVIVPIVWFVGGAFEGHSLTNLVLVFKLCLVFGYRVNLFINILNAVEFLFRQYRQSQLEAEQLKKTTVQAELQALKAQVNPHFLFNNFNVLSSLVDKDPASAKEFIQQLSNVYRHVLDQSNRELVSLSEEMQFLESYSYLLKTRFNGGLRIQLNVPEPYRHYYIVPAALQMVLENAIKHNISSHNRPLTINVSVEDSPGLVVTNNVQPKTEVEGSTRVGLRNISQRYRFITQRDVSVVQQDGTFRVTLPLIRLSKP; this comes from the coding sequence ATGTTTGCGCATCGTTACCGGTACTTGTTTGTAGCCTTGCTGGCAGGCTACTCGTACCTGAATCTACATTTTCTCGACACCCTGCCCCGCTATCAGATTACGGCTCCCAACTGGGTAGCGGCCGGGGTTGTGCTGGCTATTGTCTGGCTTATCTGGGAGGGCAATCATCTGTTGAGTCGGGGAATTCCGGCCGCGCAACGTCGGTGGCCGTGGCCCTGGCATCCGCTGCTCATCCATTTTGTATTGAGCCTGCTGCTGGTGCTGGTTGTGATTGTGCCAATCGTGTGGTTTGTGGGCGGGGCCTTCGAGGGGCATAGCCTCACCAACCTCGTGCTGGTGTTTAAGCTGTGCCTGGTGTTTGGCTACCGGGTCAACCTGTTTATTAATATCCTGAACGCTGTCGAGTTTCTGTTTCGTCAGTACCGCCAGTCGCAGCTGGAGGCCGAACAGTTGAAAAAAACCACCGTTCAGGCCGAACTCCAGGCGTTGAAAGCGCAGGTGAATCCGCATTTTTTGTTCAACAACTTCAACGTACTGAGTTCGCTGGTCGACAAAGACCCTGCTTCGGCCAAGGAGTTTATTCAGCAGTTGTCCAACGTGTACCGGCACGTGCTCGATCAGAGCAACCGCGAACTGGTATCGCTCAGCGAGGAGATGCAGTTTCTTGAATCGTACAGCTATCTGCTCAAAACCCGTTTCAATGGGGGTCTACGTATTCAGCTAAACGTACCGGAGCCGTACCGCCACTACTACATTGTGCCGGCGGCCCTGCAAATGGTGCTGGAAAATGCCATCAAACACAACATAAGCTCCCACAATCGCCCGCTTACTATCAACGTCTCGGTCGAAGATTCGCCCGGCTTAGTGGTAACCAACAATGTACAGCCCAAAACCGAAGTCGAGGGCTCTACGCGGGTGGGCCTCAGAAACATTAGCCAACGGTATCGGTTTATTACGCAACGCGACGTGTCGGTGGTGCAGCAAGACGGCACGTTTCGGGTTACTCTTCCACTGATCCGCCTTTCCAAACCATGA
- a CDS encoding fasciclin domain-containing protein — protein sequence MKKTFTFVIAIVFTGLLLPLSSCEREPAADLRPTRQGAARVGTQSLAEIVINSPVHTLLEAAVIRAGLAGTLSNPGDFTVFAPTDDAFRAAGFPNEAAINSAPIPALRRILGYHVIPGNRFFSDIFPEVEVGFNTLISPQFHVTRRGMGVTVNGIPVAQADVLASNGVIHILNSVLLPPAGNIVEVAAGNPNLTYLVAAVQRASQGSVDVQRVLGTTPLLTVFAPTNQAFIDAGFATIDAIRAADPAVLTNILTYHVLGQQVYSPNVPNNADVPTLNGATLRTTVSGSGVQVKGRSNAMASNVVIANVPTLNGVVHVIDRVLLP from the coding sequence ATGAAAAAAACCTTCACGTTTGTCATTGCCATAGTCTTCACGGGCCTGTTATTACCACTAAGCAGCTGTGAGCGCGAACCCGCTGCCGACCTTCGCCCCACCCGTCAGGGTGCAGCCCGCGTAGGTACCCAAAGCCTGGCCGAAATCGTAATCAACAGTCCGGTTCATACCCTGCTCGAAGCCGCCGTGATCCGGGCCGGCCTGGCAGGTACGCTGAGCAACCCCGGCGATTTCACCGTGTTTGCCCCTACCGACGACGCCTTCCGGGCGGCCGGCTTCCCCAACGAAGCCGCCATCAATAGCGCGCCCATTCCGGCTCTGCGCCGGATTCTGGGCTACCACGTTATTCCCGGCAATCGGTTTTTCTCGGATATTTTCCCGGAGGTCGAAGTAGGCTTCAACACACTTATTTCTCCGCAGTTTCACGTAACCCGTCGCGGCATGGGCGTTACCGTCAACGGGATTCCTGTGGCGCAGGCCGATGTGCTGGCCTCCAACGGGGTTATTCATATCCTCAACAGCGTATTGTTGCCACCGGCCGGTAACATTGTCGAAGTAGCTGCGGGCAACCCCAACCTGACGTATCTGGTGGCAGCCGTGCAACGGGCTTCGCAAGGATCGGTAGACGTGCAGCGCGTATTGGGTACAACCCCGCTGCTCACGGTATTTGCGCCCACCAACCAGGCTTTTATCGATGCAGGTTTCGCTACCATCGACGCCATTCGTGCCGCCGACCCGGCCGTGCTGACCAATATCCTGACCTACCACGTGTTGGGGCAGCAGGTGTACTCGCCCAATGTACCCAACAACGCCGACGTACCGACCCTCAACGGGGCAACGCTCCGCACCACCGTTTCGGGTAGTGGTGTACAGGTAAAAGGCCGTAGCAACGCCATGGCCTCCAACGTGGTGATCGCCAACGTGCCCACGCTCAACGGGGTTGTGCACGTAATCGACCGCGTTCTTCTTCCCTAA
- a CDS encoding bifunctional GNAT family N-acetyltransferase/carbon-nitrogen hydrolase family protein, translating into MRIDTRNLRREDYADLKEAMIESYSGIGGDYWEKNLIDKLLRVFPEGQLCVEVDDKVVACALAIRVKYSDFGDNHTYEEITGGYTFSTNNPKGDWLYGIEVFVHPDYRDLRLGRRLYDARKELCEQLNLKGIMAGGRIPNYASYADKLSPRDYIAKVRQKEIYDPTLSFQLSNDFHVKKVLRGYLPGDTESKEFATLLEWNNIYYVDEKKKRSHSDAIIRLGVVQWQMRHFPTLEAFFDQVEFFVDVVSDYKADFLVLPEFFNTPLMAEFRDMPEPKAIRKLAEYTEEVRERLVKFAISYNVNIVGGSMPLMDDGKLYNVAYLCRRDGTCEEYRKIHITPNEVKYYGMVGGNEVRVFDTDCGKIGMMICYDVEFPELGRILAAQGAQILFVPFLTDTQNGYYRVRNCAQARAIENECYVAISGCVGNLPNVPNTDIHYAQSAVFTPSDFQFPNNAVKAEATTNTEMVLFADVDLSLLKELHEYGSVQNLKDRRPDLYEVSLKKASRRTAKKASHDNDPEYVAPIQIVTP; encoded by the coding sequence ATGCGCATTGATACCCGAAACTTACGGAGAGAAGATTACGCCGACCTGAAAGAGGCCATGATTGAGTCATACAGTGGCATCGGGGGCGATTATTGGGAGAAAAACCTCATCGACAAGCTGCTGCGGGTGTTTCCGGAAGGGCAGTTGTGCGTGGAGGTCGACGATAAAGTGGTGGCCTGCGCGCTCGCTATCCGGGTAAAGTATTCTGATTTTGGCGATAACCACACCTACGAGGAAATAACGGGCGGCTATACCTTCAGCACGAACAACCCCAAGGGCGATTGGCTTTACGGTATCGAGGTGTTTGTGCATCCCGATTACCGCGATTTACGGCTCGGCCGACGCCTGTACGACGCCCGCAAGGAGCTGTGCGAGCAACTGAACCTGAAGGGTATTATGGCTGGGGGCCGGATTCCGAATTACGCCAGCTACGCCGACAAACTCTCTCCCCGCGACTACATCGCCAAGGTCCGGCAAAAGGAAATTTACGACCCCACGCTCAGTTTTCAGCTCTCCAACGACTTTCACGTGAAGAAAGTCCTGCGCGGCTATCTGCCCGGCGATACCGAGTCGAAAGAGTTCGCGACCCTGTTGGAGTGGAACAACATTTACTACGTGGATGAGAAGAAAAAACGCTCTCATTCCGATGCCATTATCCGGCTGGGGGTGGTGCAGTGGCAGATGCGCCATTTCCCGACGCTTGAAGCGTTTTTCGATCAGGTTGAGTTCTTTGTGGATGTAGTGAGCGATTACAAGGCCGATTTTCTGGTGTTGCCTGAGTTTTTTAACACACCCCTGATGGCCGAGTTCCGAGATATGCCCGAGCCCAAAGCCATTCGGAAACTGGCCGAGTACACCGAGGAGGTTCGCGAACGGCTGGTGAAGTTTGCGATCTCGTACAATGTCAATATCGTGGGGGGGTCTATGCCGCTCATGGACGACGGGAAGCTGTACAACGTGGCTTATCTATGCCGTCGCGACGGTACCTGCGAGGAATACCGTAAAATTCATATCACGCCCAACGAGGTGAAGTACTACGGCATGGTGGGTGGCAACGAGGTGCGGGTGTTTGATACCGACTGCGGTAAAATCGGGATGATGATCTGCTACGATGTCGAATTTCCGGAACTGGGGCGGATTCTGGCGGCTCAGGGGGCCCAGATTCTATTTGTGCCGTTTCTGACCGATACCCAGAATGGCTACTATCGCGTGCGGAACTGTGCTCAGGCGCGGGCCATCGAAAACGAGTGTTACGTGGCTATTTCGGGTTGCGTGGGTAACCTGCCCAACGTACCCAATACCGATATTCACTACGCGCAGTCGGCGGTATTTACGCCCTCTGACTTCCAGTTTCCCAACAACGCGGTCAAAGCCGAAGCGACCACCAACACCGAGATGGTACTCTTCGCCGACGTCGACCTGTCGCTGCTGAAAGAGTTGCACGAATACGGATCGGTGCAGAACCTCAAAGATCGCCGACCCGATTTGTACGAAGTAAGCCTGAAGAAGGCATCCCGGCGCACGGCCAAAAAAGCCTCACACGATAACGACCCTGAATACGTTGCGCCCATTCAGATTGTAACGCCGTAA
- a CDS encoding glycerophosphodiester phosphodiesterase family protein, translating to MKNTFLFTLLAVSLVTCTPKASLRTPGNGAYEFFTYKPGQTARISVHRGGGDLKGYPENCIESFAYVARQIGTREAPAIIECDIDLTKDSVLVMMHDATLDRTTTGTGKLIEQTYAQIQQYRLEDNLGTPTPYKIPKLEEVLRWGRKAGVYFTLDVKRNVSFDKVVNMVRQTGTGDIAAVITYNAADAARLHKMAPELMISVTIRNQAEYDRLRELDIPDNRMVAFVGVREPDKALYEFLHAKGIACILGTLGNLDKQAATKGDGLYKEWAQNGADIMSTDRPLEVFRAVRQ from the coding sequence ATGAAAAATACCTTTCTTTTTACCCTGCTGGCCGTTTCGCTGGTAACCTGTACTCCCAAGGCAAGCCTGCGCACACCGGGCAATGGGGCTTATGAGTTTTTTACCTACAAACCCGGCCAAACGGCCCGCATCTCGGTACACCGGGGCGGGGGCGATCTGAAGGGGTACCCCGAAAACTGCATCGAATCGTTTGCGTATGTGGCCCGGCAAATCGGGACGCGGGAAGCCCCAGCCATCATTGAGTGCGACATCGACCTGACCAAAGACAGTGTACTGGTCATGATGCACGATGCTACCCTCGACCGCACCACCACCGGTACCGGCAAACTGATTGAGCAGACCTACGCGCAGATTCAGCAGTACCGGCTCGAGGATAATCTGGGGACGCCTACCCCATACAAAATTCCGAAGCTGGAAGAAGTACTCCGCTGGGGCCGCAAGGCGGGTGTTTATTTCACCCTCGATGTAAAGCGCAACGTGAGCTTCGACAAAGTGGTGAACATGGTTCGGCAAACGGGTACGGGCGACATTGCGGCCGTTATCACCTACAATGCGGCCGATGCGGCCCGGCTCCACAAGATGGCCCCCGAACTGATGATTTCGGTGACTATTCGGAATCAGGCCGAGTACGACCGGCTACGCGAGCTGGACATTCCCGACAACCGGATGGTGGCGTTTGTGGGCGTCCGCGAACCCGACAAAGCGCTGTACGAGTTTCTGCACGCCAAAGGTATCGCCTGTATTCTGGGTACGCTGGGTAACCTCGACAAGCAGGCCGCCACCAAAGGCGACGGCCTCTACAAGGAATGGGCCCAAAACGGAGCCGATATCATGAGTACCGACCGCCCGCTGGAGGTATTCCGGGCGGTCCGCCAGTAG